The genomic region AGGCGAATCCTTCGCGGTTATGGGCCACGTGTTTGATTTCGATAAAATCGACTTCAGAGTTATAGGTAACGGTATGCGTACCGGGTACATTTTCGATGCGTTTGGCTTCGATATGTATCTCGTTGGCTTTCGCAGTTTCCATTGTCCAATCCGTATAAGCCGAATTTTCGATGATCCCTTTTGCTAATGAAATAGCGGTTCCGCTGGGCGCATCCAGTTTTTGTGTATGGTGGATTTCTTCCATCGTTACATTGTACTCCTTTAGGTTGGCCATCATTTTTGCCAGGTAATTGTTGAGTTCAAAGAACAGGTTTACGCCCAGGCTGAAATTGGATCCGTATAAAAAAGTACCGTTTTTTTTGCGGCATTCTTCAACTACGGCATCATATTGTTCCAGCCATCCGGTGGTTCCGGATACTACCGGTATATTAGTATCAAAACAAGTGGAAATGTTACGTACGGCACTCGTCGGTACGCTAAAATCGATGGCAACATCGGCATTTTCGAGACCGTCATAGCTATCGCTGCTGGATTTGCGAAGTACAATTTCGTGTCCGCGTTCCAAGGCGATGCGTTCGATCACTTTTCCCATTTTCCCATATCCCAAAAGTGCTATTTTCATTGATCAGTATGCTTTAAAAATGATAATTTAACGTTAGTCCAAGATTTTGTTTGTAGTCCAGATTATTCTGGTAAATATCGGGACGGATCGACAGGTTGTCGTTTACGTTAAATTGCATTAAGTGTGCGTCTACGTTGGCATCCACAATATTCAGAATATAAATCCCAACCGTTACCAGAATGGAAAGATCCCGGTTTCGCTGATAGAATTTTTGCGCTTCGATCAGTCGGTTGTTATCCAGTCCGCCAAAATACGGATCGTTCGGATCGGCCGTACCGTTCAGACGCTTTTTGTATTCGTTACGGAAGTCGTGGTATTTGTTGTTATTGCTGTTGTAGAAATACAAACCGGTTCCCAGTCCGATATAGACTAAGGGAACCTTCCAGTATTTTTTATTGTAAATCTGACCCAATCCCGGTACTACGGCCGAATAAAAAGCGGCTTTCGATGGCGCAAGGGGATTGATGCGAACAGCTTTGACCGTGTCTTTTACTTGTAGCAGCGCGTCGTCTTTTTTATTTTGTGAAAAAACAAACGGACCGATTAAAAGTAAGGTCAGCATCAGTATGGAGGAAAAGCGACGCACTAACCTTCTATTAGCTTAATAATTCGTTTAAAATCTTCTTCGGAATGAAAAGGTATGGTGATTTTTCCTTTACCGTTTCCGGCTACCTTTACATCCACTTTGGCTCCGAAAAATTCGGTAATCGCCTGTTTATTTTCTTCGGCTACTGTAAAAGTGTTTCCTTTTGGTGCTTTGGCCGGAGCCGGTTTTAAACTTTCGTGATAGGCTTTTACCAAAGCTTCCGTTTCCCGTACCGATAGGTTCTGACTTACGATTTTCTGATAGATATCGGTTTGAACGTCCAGATCTTCTACATTGATGATCGCACGTCCGTGTCCCATCGTGATAAAACCGTCGCGGATTCCCGTCTGAATAATCGGATCCAGTTTTAACAAACGCAGGTAGTTCGCAATCGTTGATCGTTTTTTACCCACGCGGTCGCTCATCTGTTCCTGTGTTAACTGAATTTCATCGATCAGACGTTGGTACGATAAGGCAATTTCGATCGGATCCAAGTCATGACGCTGGATGTTTTCCACCAAAGCCATCACCAGCGAATCGTTATCGTTTGCCAAACGAATATAAGCCGGTATCGCTGTTAAACCCACTAATTTTGAAGCGCGCAAACGACGTTCTCCGGAAATCAGCTGGTATTTGTTGAATTCCATTTTTCGAACCGTAATCGGTTGGATTACCCCTAACTCACGGATAGAAGTGGCCAATTCCTGTAACGATTCTTCATTGAAATTGGTACGCGGCTGGAACGGGTTTATTTCAATAGCATCTATTTCAAGCTCAATAATATTCCCAACAACCTTATCGGCATTTTTGTCTTCCACGGATTTAATATCGTTTTCCGGGTCTTTTAATAATGCGGATAAGCCTCTTCCTAATGCTTGTTTTTTTATTGCTTTTGTCATAAAAACTAGTTACTGTTTTTTTTGATTATTTCTTCTGCTAAATGGATATAGTTGGTTGCTCCTTTACTGGTCGCGTCATAGTTAATGATGCTTTCTCCGAAACTCGGCGCTTCACTTAACTTCACATTACGCTGGATAACCGTTTCGAATACCATATCGTTAAAATGTTTTTGTACTTCTTCTACTACCTGATTGGAAAGACGCAAACGGGAATCGTACATCGTTAATAACAATCCTTCGATATCCAGTTGTGGGTTGTGGATTTTCTGAACGCTTTTAATCGTATTCAGTAATTTGCCTAAACCTTCCAACGCAAAATATTCGCATTGGATCGGAATGACTACCGAATCAGCAGCTGTTAAGGCATTAAGCGTTAGCAAACCTAATGACGGTGCGCAATCGATGATGATATAGTCGTACTTTTCCTTAGTGCTTTCCAGTGCTTGTTTTAGCATGTATTCACGGTTTTCTTTGTCGACTAACTCAATTTCGATCGCTACCAGGTCAATATGAGCCGGAATTAAAGATACATTGGGAGCCGAACACGCCAAAGTAGCTTCGTCCGGGGTATTACTATGCTCTAAAATCTGGTAGGTTCCTATTTCTACGCTTTCAACATCGATACCTAATCCGGAACTGGCATTTGCCTGTGGATCAGCATCAATCAATAAAACTTTTTTTTCCAATACGCCTAACGCGGCAGCTAAATTTACTGAAGTTGTAGTTTTTCCAACGCCTCCCTTTTGATTGGCTATAGCAATGATTTTACCCATCTGTCTTTAAAAATTTTGAACCGTAAAAATACAATTTATTATGGTTTATGAAAATCTTATTTGTTAACAATGTAATAAAGTTAGAAGGCCGATGAATGGTTTATATATAATGTTTAGCACTTTGGTTTCTGTCAGATGTTTTATAAAAAATAATATGAAATGTTGCGTTGGGGTAATAGATGTTGTGTTTTGAATATAACAAAATGTTATATAATTTTAGTATATTGCTGATTATTAATGCAAATTTATATATTATGAGCCTAGATGATTTTGAAAAAAATGTGATTACTCAAAAGAATGTAATTACAAAAAAAGAGTTTGTTAATGGAGGGTCTTTTGCGGGCACGCAAACTACAAAGCCGTACAAAACGAATACAACCATAAGTGCAATTCTGGAATGGATTTACGGAAATGATTACGGAACTCAAAACGACGCTTCTGGCGATTGGTATGATGAAGGAACTTGTTAACTTTTTTTTGAGCAGCTCTTTTTTTAAAAAGAGTTGCTTTTTGTTTTTTTTAGGAGTTCTTTGTGTGTCGTGTAAAAATTTTAGAGAAAGGAACTGCTATGAAGATAAGATGTTTATCGATAACGGAAAACCGAATGTTAATAATTTGGACAATACGATTTATAAAAGCGGATCGAAGTTTATCTATTCCATACATTTTTTTAAAGACAATATAGAATACATTTTAGAATTGAAAGGTTTAAGAAGAGAACCTGTTTTAGTTCAAAAAAAGGATATTGATGATGATGCGACAAGAATAAATAAATTTATTCTTACCGTCTTTAAGGGTACGTATAAGTCTATATTGCAAGACCAGACAATAATAAAATACGATTATTATTATGATGATTGCCCAATTGGTGCTCTTTCGGAATTGTCCGGGATTATTGAAGATGAAAGAATGATTTTTTTGCATCCGCCAAGGACATCTTCCGGTTTTTCTTTTTTTGAAGTAACGCCTTTTCCGGTTGTTAATTTCCCGTTAGCGTTAAATAAAGAATGGACAAGTAATTTACATGTCCAGGACAATATGAGACAAGATCTTAAAATAAGCGAATCCCAAATTCATAATAAATATCAAATAGTTGGAAAGGAACAAATTAAGTTGAAGACAATGGGAGTAATGGATTGTTTTGTTATTCATTGTAAATCGTTAGCGAATGGAAAAATAGTTTCTTCTTGCAAGTACTATTTTAATGAAAAATTCGGTTTTGTAAAATTGGATATTGACTATAGGGGGAGAAAAATAATGGTCGAATTGAAAGAAGTAAAATGATCTTAATTTTAAGTGCCCATTTTGATCAAAGCACTAATGATGTCATTGATTGGCTTTGTTATTATAAAGCGCCCTTTGTTAGGGTTGATGGAGAATCCTATTTGAATTCTGAACTGAATTTTAAAGTAATGCTTTCTGATAACGGCATTGAATTAAGTCTTGGGAATATCCTGTTAAACAATCTTACATCTGTTTGGAATAGAAGATGGATTCCGTATAATTTCTCCTTTAACGATGAATTGAAAAAGTTTGAAGATGTTGATATTGGAGTTTTAGCAAATATTAAGAATAATGTAATAATCGAAATGAGAAAGTCATGTAAGCTCCTTTTCGATTTTTTACAAACTAAAAATATTAAATCGTTACCCTTTTTTAATGCAATAGCTATAGATAAAGTAACTGTTCTAAAAACTGCTGCCAGTGTTGGATTGAAAATACCTGAAAGTATTATTTGTAATAATAAGAATGACTTATTGCAATTTTACGAAAAGCATAAAAAAATTATAACGAAACCTTTGGGAGAAGCAATGAGTTTTTCCGGGAAATCACATAATTATATAAACAAAACGGTCATAATTGAGGAATGTTTTCTAGAGCAAATTGAAGAACGATTTTTTCCTTCACTATTTCAAAAATATATCGAAAAGGAAATTGAAATCAGGAGCTTTTTTATAGAAGGGAAGTTTTATTCAATGGCAATTTTTTCTCAATTAGATAAAAAGACTTCCGTAGATTTTAGAAATTATAATGATTTGCATCCTAATCGAAATATACCCTTTAAATTACCTGAAGAAGTTGAAAAAAGAATAGATAATTTGATGTCTATTTTGAATCTTAACACAGGATCTGTTGATATTATACTGACTCCGGATAATGATTTTGTTTTTTTGGAAGTGAACCCTATAGGTCAATTTGGTATGACCTCATATCCCTGTAATTATTACTTAGAAAAAGAAATAGCTAAATCTTTAATTGTAAACTTTAATGAACAGTAAATTACCCGCCATATACTCATTATTAGAAAAAGTTGAAAAGCAGAAAGAAACGGAAATACAGGAGTTGTTTTTTGATTACATAGGTAAGTATAAAACAAAATTATCGATGTGTTCCGGACCACAAAAACCTATTTCAAAAATATTAAAAGATGAAGTATTTTAAATTATTTGCCACCTGTATAATTGTAAAAGGTTGTAAACGAAGTTCAATATCAGATTTAGAAAGAAATAAGAATTATATTATTCCAAATTTTGTAGCTGACTTTTTGTTAAGCGGGAATACTACGATTGATGTAGCTGACAATTTGAAACAATGGATTGATTTATTTGTGAAAGAAGAATTAGGTTTTTTTACAAAATATCCGGAGTATTATCCGGATTTAAGTTTGGAATGGGATAGCCCGGAAACGATAAATAATGCCATTATAGAAGCGGATAATTTAAACGAAGCAGCGCTTATCAATCTTATTGATCAGTTAAACGATTTAAGTTGTAAGTACATTGAATTCCGATTTTACTCCAATATAAATATTCCCTTATGTGAACAAATACTGATAGAATTACATAAAGGTGGCGTTTCAGTTATCGTGATTTATGCTAAATATGACTCTAATGATATGCAGGGTATTCAAGAGCTATTAGCAAAGAGTAATATTATATTAAGTATTGTTTTTCATTCCTGTAATGAGAAAATAATAAATGACAATCCGAGAATATACATTACAAATCATACGATTAACTCATGTACTGATTGCGGTCAAATCTCTCAAGACTATTTTTCAATTAATATAAAAACGTTTACAGAATCCAATCATTTTAATACTTGTCTGAATAAAAAAATCGCCATCGATAATGATGGAGATATAAAGAATTGTCCGTCCATGAAAGAAAGTTATGGCAATATTAAGGATACGAAGTTACTAGATGTCGTTGATAATTATTGTTTTAAAGATTGCTGGAGTATTAAAAAAGATATAATCGAGGTGTGTAAGGATTGTGAGTTTAGACATATTTGTACAGACTGCAGAGCTTATGTTGAAGAACCAAACAATAAGTTTTCAAAACCTTTAAAATGTGGGTATAATCCCTATACTAATGAATGGAGTGAATGGAATTCAGATAACTCTAAAAAAGAGATAATAGCATATTATGGTTTATGAAAATCTTATTTGTTAACAATGTAATAAAGTTCCCGGTAAGGCTGTTGTTCTGTTCGACGGTATTTATCTGACATTTACGGAGGACGGTTTTTGGATTTTTGTTTTACAATTTTAACGCGCCTTGTATTTTTGTTTTTGTTTTAAGTTTGATTTTATAACAATTTGTTTTATTGGTGTGATTTTTTGTAAATTGTAAGGTCAGGATTCCAATAGTGAATATTCATCTAAATATATAAGCTTATGAGAATGTTAGTTGTAGTAGCAAGCTTGTTGCTTTCGTTGGTATTGCTTTCCTGTTCGGGAAGCAAATATTATGTGGATGGCCCGTCCTATAAAAAACAAGCTCGCGGTTATGCCGGTGTTTACAGGCAAGTTCCGCCTGAGAATCAGGGATTGAAAGCGGTTGATACAACCGGTCGTAAAAGGTGGATTGGCACGGTGAATTTTGGCATCCGAAAACCGAATTATGTGGTGCTGCATCATACGGCTCAGGATTCGGTTGGGCAAACCATCCGGACTTTTTTGTCTTCGAAACGTGAGGTAAGTGCGCATTATATAATTGGACGTGATGGAAGTATCGTACAAATGGCAAATGATTATTTTAGAGCCTATCATGCCGGAGTAGGAAAATGGGGAAATGATACTGACCTGAATTCGTCCTCAATTGGGATTGAATTGGATAACAATGGCACCACCGATCCCTGGCCGGATATACAAATTGCGACATTGATTCAGTTATTGGATTATCTGAAAAGTACCTACAATATTCCGCAGGCCAATTTTATTGCACATGCCGATCTGGCGCCTACGCGAAAAGTGGATCCCCACCATTTTCCCTGGAAAAGCATTGCCGAGAAAGGATTTGGTTATTGGTACACAGAAGAAGAACTGATCACACCGCCAGCCGGTTTTGATCCAAAAATTGGACTGAAGGTCATCGGTTATGATGTAAGTAATGCCGACGCGGCCATCAAAGCATTTAAAATTCACTATATTCAGGAAAATGAGGAGTCCGCTGAACTAAGCGAACATGATTTGAGTATTCTTTATGCGATCTACCAAAAGTATTTGTAAACGAAAAAGCCGTTCCAACTGATGGAACGGCTTTCTATATTTTTATTTGTTTCCTTTTTGTTTGATCATGGCTTCGAGCATGTCCCACATTTCTTTTGGTATAGCTTCCAACAGGTTAAACTGTCCGGCGCCCTGTAGCCATTCACCACCATCGATGGTGATCACTTCACCGTTAATGTAGGCTGAAAAATCGGATACCAGATAAGCCGCCAGATTGGCCAGTTCCTGATGGTCGCCTACGCGTTTTAAAGGGACTTTTTTGGCTAAATCGAATTTGTCCTTTAAATCGCCGGGTAATAGTCGGTCCCAGGCACCTTTGGTAGGGAATGGTCCCGGTGCGATCGCGTTGGTACGAATACCATATTTGGCCCATTCTACCGCAAGACTGCGTGTCATGGCCAATACACCGGCTTTAGCTGTAGCCGACGGTACCACATAAGCCGATCCGGTCCAGGCATAGGTCGTTACGATATTCAGAATGTTGGTATTGGTTTGTTTGGTGTCGATCCAGTGTTTTCCAAAAGCTAATGTACAGTTTTTGGATCCTTTTAGTACGATATCGATTATCGTATCAAAAGCATTGGCCGATAGGCGTTCGGTTGGGGAGATAAAGTTCCCGGCAGCATTGTTGAGTAAAACGTCTACTTTTCCAAATGCTTTTAAAACGGCCTGTAGCATGTTTTCTACCTGCTCATAATGCCGGACATCACAGGCGACTGCGAGACATTTACCACCGGTTTCCTGTTCCAGTTCCGTTGCCGTAGTTTGCAATTTGTCCAGATCACGGGAAGTAATGGCTACTTTGGCGCCCAGTTCCAGAAAATATCGGGTCATGGCTTTTCCAAGACCACTTCCGCCACCGGTAACGACGATTACTTTATCTTCCAGTGCGTTATCGCGAAGCATTTTTGCAGTAAAATTCATAGGTTATGTTTTTTGTAATGGTAAATATACTAAAAAATAATATTATGCATGCATAGTAATAGTGTTTCTACAATAGAATAAATGCAATTGGTTACAAAAGCGGATTGTTACAATCCGCTTTTTTTAATAGGTTAGAACCAGACCACCGCCCAATCCCATATCGCTGTCGTAATGAGCCGATAACGACCAGTATTTGGTCAAAATATAACGGGAACCCACACT from Flavobacterium sp. WV_118_3 harbors:
- the dapB gene encoding 4-hydroxy-tetrahydrodipicolinate reductase; protein product: MKIALLGYGKMGKVIERIALERGHEIVLRKSSSDSYDGLENADVAIDFSVPTSAVRNISTCFDTNIPVVSGTTGWLEQYDAVVEECRKKNGTFLYGSNFSLGVNLFFELNNYLAKMMANLKEYNVTMEEIHHTQKLDAPSGTAISLAKGIIENSAYTDWTMETAKANEIHIEAKRIENVPGTHTVTYNSEVDFIEIKHVAHNREGFALGAVVAAEWIVGKKGIYTMKDVLNLM
- a CDS encoding DUF5683 domain-containing protein, translated to MRRFSSILMLTLLLIGPFVFSQNKKDDALLQVKDTVKAVRINPLAPSKAAFYSAVVPGLGQIYNKKYWKVPLVYIGLGTGLYFYNSNNNKYHDFRNEYKKRLNGTADPNDPYFGGLDNNRLIEAQKFYQRNRDLSILVTVGIYILNIVDANVDAHLMQFNVNDNLSIRPDIYQNNLDYKQNLGLTLNYHF
- a CDS encoding ParB/RepB/Spo0J family partition protein is translated as MTKAIKKQALGRGLSALLKDPENDIKSVEDKNADKVVGNIIELEIDAIEINPFQPRTNFNEESLQELATSIRELGVIQPITVRKMEFNKYQLISGERRLRASKLVGLTAIPAYIRLANDNDSLVMALVENIQRHDLDPIEIALSYQRLIDEIQLTQEQMSDRVGKKRSTIANYLRLLKLDPIIQTGIRDGFITMGHGRAIINVEDLDVQTDIYQKIVSQNLSVRETEALVKAYHESLKPAPAKAPKGNTFTVAEENKQAITEFFGAKVDVKVAGNGKGKITIPFHSEEDFKRIIKLIEG
- a CDS encoding AAA family ATPase, yielding MGKIIAIANQKGGVGKTTTSVNLAAALGVLEKKVLLIDADPQANASSGLGIDVESVEIGTYQILEHSNTPDEATLACSAPNVSLIPAHIDLVAIEIELVDKENREYMLKQALESTKEKYDYIIIDCAPSLGLLTLNALTAADSVVIPIQCEYFALEGLGKLLNTIKSVQKIHNPQLDIEGLLLTMYDSRLRLSNQVVEEVQKHFNDMVFETVIQRNVKLSEAPSFGESIINYDATSKGATNYIHLAEEIIKKNSN
- the gwsG gene encoding grasp-with-spasm system ATP-grasp peptide maturase produces the protein MILILSAHFDQSTNDVIDWLCYYKAPFVRVDGESYLNSELNFKVMLSDNGIELSLGNILLNNLTSVWNRRWIPYNFSFNDELKKFEDVDIGVLANIKNNVIIEMRKSCKLLFDFLQTKNIKSLPFFNAIAIDKVTVLKTAASVGLKIPESIICNNKNDLLQFYEKHKKIITKPLGEAMSFSGKSHNYINKTVIIEECFLEQIEERFFPSLFQKYIEKEIEIRSFFIEGKFYSMAIFSQLDKKTSVDFRNYNDLHPNRNIPFKLPEEVEKRIDNLMSILNLNTGSVDIILTPDNDFVFLEVNPIGQFGMTSYPCNYYLEKEIAKSLIVNFNEQ
- the gwsS gene encoding grasp-with-spasm system SPASM domain peptide maturase, with translation MKYFKLFATCIIVKGCKRSSISDLERNKNYIIPNFVADFLLSGNTTIDVADNLKQWIDLFVKEELGFFTKYPEYYPDLSLEWDSPETINNAIIEADNLNEAALINLIDQLNDLSCKYIEFRFYSNINIPLCEQILIELHKGGVSVIVIYAKYDSNDMQGIQELLAKSNIILSIVFHSCNEKIINDNPRIYITNHTINSCTDCGQISQDYFSINIKTFTESNHFNTCLNKKIAIDNDGDIKNCPSMKESYGNIKDTKLLDVVDNYCFKDCWSIKKDIIEVCKDCEFRHICTDCRAYVEEPNNKFSKPLKCGYNPYTNEWSEWNSDNSKKEIIAYYGL
- a CDS encoding N-acetylmuramoyl-L-alanine amidase — protein: MRMLVVVASLLLSLVLLSCSGSKYYVDGPSYKKQARGYAGVYRQVPPENQGLKAVDTTGRKRWIGTVNFGIRKPNYVVLHHTAQDSVGQTIRTFLSSKREVSAHYIIGRDGSIVQMANDYFRAYHAGVGKWGNDTDLNSSSIGIELDNNGTTDPWPDIQIATLIQLLDYLKSTYNIPQANFIAHADLAPTRKVDPHHFPWKSIAEKGFGYWYTEEELITPPAGFDPKIGLKVIGYDVSNADAAIKAFKIHYIQENEESAELSEHDLSILYAIYQKYL
- a CDS encoding SDR family oxidoreductase, with the protein product MNFTAKMLRDNALEDKVIVVTGGGSGLGKAMTRYFLELGAKVAITSRDLDKLQTTATELEQETGGKCLAVACDVRHYEQVENMLQAVLKAFGKVDVLLNNAAGNFISPTERLSANAFDTIIDIVLKGSKNCTLAFGKHWIDTKQTNTNILNIVTTYAWTGSAYVVPSATAKAGVLAMTRSLAVEWAKYGIRTNAIAPGPFPTKGAWDRLLPGDLKDKFDLAKKVPLKRVGDHQELANLAAYLVSDFSAYINGEVITIDGGEWLQGAGQFNLLEAIPKEMWDMLEAMIKQKGNK